One genomic window of Polyangium aurulentum includes the following:
- a CDS encoding nucleotidyltransferase family protein, with product MTNAMILCAGLGTRLRPLTDELPKPLVWLGDAPLVAHVVERLARGGVRRVVINTHHLASVFHDGRLAGLPLEVGFVHEPRILGTAGGVAGAGAALGEGDVLVWNGDILADVDVGGLLEVHRGSGRLATLAVTPRHPDEARVGEGTVGLGAGGEVVRLRGERFGVEVRGADFLGVHVVGARLRADLPAEGCLVGDVYLPALRAGGVLGSFAVAGGFRDLGTVDAYLEENRRWLRLTHRSAYVGAGATVDTEVALVGSVVGAGAIVRGRGVLRDVVVWPGAVASAPLEGAVVMTDGRVVRPSRGRGGREEHLEVERGGAVDMAPAEEREGAVRRG from the coding sequence ATGACGAACGCCATGATTCTTTGCGCCGGGCTCGGGACCCGGCTTCGGCCCCTCACGGACGAGCTGCCCAAGCCTCTCGTGTGGCTCGGCGATGCGCCGCTCGTCGCGCACGTCGTCGAGCGCCTCGCGCGTGGAGGCGTGCGGCGCGTCGTGATCAACACGCACCACCTCGCCTCGGTGTTTCACGATGGCCGGCTCGCGGGGTTGCCGCTCGAGGTCGGGTTCGTGCACGAGCCGCGCATCCTCGGGACGGCGGGCGGCGTGGCGGGGGCGGGGGCGGCGCTCGGCGAGGGGGACGTGCTGGTCTGGAACGGCGACATCCTCGCGGACGTCGACGTGGGCGGGCTGCTCGAGGTGCACCGGGGGTCGGGGAGGCTCGCGACGCTGGCGGTGACGCCGCGGCATCCGGACGAGGCGCGCGTGGGCGAGGGGACCGTGGGGCTCGGCGCGGGCGGCGAGGTCGTGCGGCTGCGCGGCGAGCGGTTCGGGGTCGAGGTGCGCGGCGCGGACTTCCTGGGCGTGCACGTGGTCGGGGCGCGGCTGCGCGCGGACCTGCCGGCCGAGGGGTGCCTCGTGGGCGACGTCTACCTGCCGGCGCTGCGCGCGGGGGGCGTGCTCGGCAGCTTCGCGGTCGCCGGGGGCTTTCGCGACCTCGGCACCGTGGACGCTTACCTCGAGGAGAACCGGCGCTGGCTCCGCCTCACCCATCGAAGTGCTTATGTAGGTGCTGGTGCGACGGTCGACACGGAGGTCGCGCTGGTGGGGAGCGTCGTGGGGGCGGGGGCGATCGTGCGGGGCCGGGGGGTGCTGCGGGATGTGGTGGTGTGGCCGGGGGCGGTGGCGTCGGCGCCGCTCGAGGGGGCGGTGGTCATGACGGACGGGCGCGTGGTGCGGCCGTCACGGGGTCGAGGTGGGCGGGAAGAACATCTCGAGGTGGAGCGCGGGGGTGCCGTCGACATGGCGCCCGCCGAGGAGCGCGAGGGTGCCGTTCGGCGCGGGTAG